From a single Tachypleus tridentatus isolate NWPU-2018 chromosome 6, ASM421037v1, whole genome shotgun sequence genomic region:
- the LOC143253710 gene encoding uncharacterized protein LOC143253710 isoform X6: MKYPFDVDRAILWFGDVVDLIFVFFDPMGQALCKRTINLVEQLNNKHSDHIKFYLSKADEAGHESDRQKVMMQIVQELCKRPGLNKCGFDMPTIYIPNPNKVIRCVNQIEEMCKEIEKTINRTIQNTLNSLERDCEQIAQFIEDQIAKDNQAKNYNIQATGKGVLLTLVGTLLPILLFINFLASNTSVELLHQVLGYDGTETLHYYLSPVRGFWKGLPEEYHLYALGILLALSVLLLLIAKYMVRLKRTLSRKEKRTLLEKQHYVQNVVKVKKHQLYQDYLHQSVSEHDL; encoded by the exons ATGAAATATCCTTTTGACGTAGACAGAGCTATTTTATGGTTCG GGGATGTGGTTgatttgatttttgtgttttttgatcCCATGGGCCAAGCACTTTGTAAACGTACCATAAATCTTGTGGAACAACTAAATAACAAACACAGCGATCACATCAAGTTTTACCTAAGCAAGGCTGATGAAGCAGGCCATGAAAGTGACAGACAG AAAGTGATGATGCAAATAGTTCAGGAGCTGTGTAAAAGACCTGGCTTGAACAAATGTGGGTTTGACATGCCAACTATATACATTCCAAATCCAAATAAg GTTATTCGATGTGTAAACCAGATAGAGGAAATGTGTAAGGAAATTGAGAAAACCATAAATCgtacaatacaaaacacacttaACTCACTGGAAAGAGACTGTGAACAAATAGCCCAATTCATTGAAGATCAAATTGCAAAGGACAA CCAAGCCAAGAACTACAATATTCAGGCCACAGGAAAAGGGGTCCTCTTGACTCTGGTTGGAACATTGTTACCAATACTTCTTTTCATAAACTTTCTGGCTAGTAATACGTCTGTGGAACTTCTTCACCAAGTCTTAGGATATGATGGAACAGAAACATTACACTATTACTTG TCACCTGTTCGAGGGTTTTGGAAAGGCCTACCTGAAGAATATCACCTTTACGCCTTAGGAATTCTATTGGCCCTTTCTGTTTTACTACTTTTAATAGCCAAGTACATGGTTAG ACTAAAGAGGACCCTCTCCAGAAAAGAAAAACGGACCTTATTagagaaacaacattatgtacaaaaTGTGGTGAAAGTGAAGAAG CATCAACTTTACCAAGACTACCTGCATCAGAGTGTGTCAGAGCATGATCTTTGA